In Nitrosarchaeum koreense MY1, one genomic interval encodes:
- a CDS encoding deoxyribonuclease IV, translating to MQIGCHVSISGSIDKAVDNAVERECSAFQIFTRNPRGWHAKDLSNDDIINFKEKLKSSKIDRFATCAHMPYLPNLSTPKVDGFEKSVNTLINEIERCEKLGIPYLVTHLGSHLGTGEEAGIKQLVKGLNKAGQTKNDVMVLLENTAGQKNSVGANFEQLAEIFNQLKPSKKFGVCLDTCHAFVSGYDLRTEKSVKETLKKFDDIIGFENLKILHLNDAKGEIGCNLDRHYHIGLGNIGEKGLAEVIKTANKKKIPIILETPIDDIRDDFENIRKVKELA from the coding sequence ATGCAGATCGGATGTCATGTTTCAATATCTGGATCAATTGACAAAGCAGTAGATAATGCAGTAGAGAGAGAATGTTCTGCTTTTCAAATATTTACTAGAAATCCTAGAGGATGGCATGCAAAAGATCTTTCAAACGATGACATTATTAATTTCAAAGAGAAACTAAAATCAAGTAAGATAGATAGATTTGCAACATGTGCTCATATGCCATATTTACCAAATTTATCTACGCCAAAAGTAGACGGTTTTGAAAAATCTGTAAATACACTAATTAATGAAATTGAGAGATGTGAAAAACTTGGTATTCCATATTTAGTTACACATCTAGGCAGTCATCTAGGAACAGGAGAAGAAGCTGGAATAAAGCAACTTGTCAAGGGATTAAACAAAGCAGGACAAACAAAAAATGATGTGATGGTTTTACTTGAGAACACCGCAGGGCAAAAAAATTCTGTTGGTGCAAACTTTGAACAATTAGCAGAGATATTTAATCAATTAAAGCCATCAAAAAAGTTTGGTGTTTGTTTGGATACATGTCATGCGTTTGTTTCGGGATATGATCTAAGAACAGAAAAATCAGTCAAAGAAACGTTAAAGAAATTTGATGACATAATAGGATTTGAGAATTTGAAGATTCTACACCTTAATGACGCCAAAGGTGAGATTGGCTGCAATCTTGATAGACATTATCACATAGGATTGGGAAATATTGGAGAGAAAGGATTAGCCGAAGTAATAAAAACTGCCAACAAGAAAAAAATTCCAATAATTTTGGAAACTCCTATTGATGATATAAGAGATGATTTTGAAAATATAAGAAAGGTCAAGGAGTTGGCGTAG
- a CDS encoding DNA primase: MLELGADEYAKYPFMADAGQYLKDKGFPLVKFGTDPDLKPSVEKAFHRLKVSTEGGIYKSELIDGQASKSYVLEIEVFSFLLAIVLIKLTGMHTLTKRFALAEARRAEQHLEKDLGKASEKSKIDLAIKIIHDLFGIEIIKRDDFFEIPVADYLKHSTSFHEREWKLINRYVKDGKVLLTPEKTVRLIRKELGTYIGSKINNAPTPPMIPGFENMVNELISICKKLTPSYTTITGEYPPCIKHAIEVLEKGENLPHSGRFMLATFLLSKGQSVEEIAPLFKNAPDYNQRITLYQLNHLAGTSGSGTHYSCPSCEKLKTQNLCFAIPECDNIINPIQFGKKRI; the protein is encoded by the coding sequence ATGCTTGAACTTGGAGCTGATGAATATGCCAAATATCCATTTATGGCTGATGCCGGTCAATATCTAAAGGACAAAGGTTTTCCTCTAGTTAAATTTGGAACAGATCCTGATCTAAAGCCCTCTGTTGAAAAAGCATTTCATAGGCTTAAAGTTTCTACTGAGGGAGGAATCTACAAATCTGAACTTATTGATGGACAAGCATCAAAATCATATGTTCTTGAGATTGAAGTTTTTTCATTTCTTTTAGCTATAGTTTTGATTAAATTAACTGGTATGCATACTCTAACCAAAAGATTTGCATTAGCAGAAGCTAGACGAGCAGAACAGCATCTTGAAAAAGATCTAGGAAAAGCTTCTGAAAAATCTAAAATTGATTTAGCAATAAAAATAATTCATGATTTATTTGGTATTGAAATAATAAAACGAGATGATTTCTTTGAAATACCAGTAGCTGATTATCTAAAACACTCTACAAGTTTCCATGAGCGAGAATGGAAATTAATCAATAGATATGTCAAGGATGGCAAAGTGTTACTTACTCCAGAAAAAACAGTTAGATTGATTCGAAAAGAACTAGGAACCTATATTGGCTCTAAAATTAACAATGCTCCAACACCTCCCATGATTCCTGGATTTGAAAATATGGTAAATGAATTAATTTCAATTTGTAAAAAACTTACTCCTTCTTACACTACTATTACTGGAGAATATCCACCATGCATAAAACATGCAATTGAAGTTCTTGAAAAAGGAGAAAATCTACCTCACTCTGGTAGATTTATGCTTGCTACGTTTCTTTTATCAAAAGGACAATCAGTTGAAGAAATTGCACCGCTATTCAAAAACGCACCGGATTATAATCAAAGAATAACTCTTTATCAATTAAATCATCTTGCTGGAACTTCAGGAAGTGGAACTCATTATTCTTGTCCTTCATGTGAAAAACTTAAAACACAAAATTTATGTTTTGCAATACCAGAATGTGATAATATCATAAACCCAATTCAATTTGGAAAAAAGAGAATCTGA
- a CDS encoding DNA primase small subunit domain-containing protein has protein sequence MQENDIKFLEDTFKKYYFDHFDLIRVPNRTSEREFGFQKFNSGMTRHISIKDDKELHLLLMKNIPSDVYCSNACYSFPNLPMNEKDWKEADLIFDIDAKDINLECRKNHTISKCNECNEISTNMNSCSKCNSIKLEKKSLPCKNCINASKNEVLKLSNILIEDFSIPQNDIHVYFSGNEGFHVYVYNSQFQQLGSKERSELTDYIMFHGAIPETFGMKKIKPNRLTFPDFDEKGWRGRFSKEVYGAKSKRSKIITELIANGYSSFQKTLDDLSDKIGAKIDPNVTMDIHRIFRLPGSLNSKSGLTKVFCTDLTKFDPYLEASFLNEKLVEVIANCPIRFNLKNTKFGPYFNEKVSVPTFAAVYMICKKLATIS, from the coding sequence ATGCAAGAAAATGACATAAAATTTCTAGAGGATACTTTTAAAAAATATTATTTTGATCATTTTGATCTAATTCGTGTTCCAAACAGAACCTCAGAGAGAGAATTTGGATTCCAAAAATTTAATTCTGGTATGACTAGACATATTTCAATCAAAGATGATAAAGAATTACATCTACTGTTGATGAAAAATATTCCGTCTGATGTATATTGTTCTAATGCATGTTATTCATTTCCCAATTTACCTATGAATGAAAAAGACTGGAAAGAAGCCGATCTAATTTTTGATATTGATGCTAAAGATATTAATCTAGAATGCAGAAAAAATCATACAATTTCTAAATGTAATGAGTGCAATGAAATATCTACTAATATGAATAGTTGTAGTAAATGTAATTCTATAAAACTAGAGAAAAAATCTCTTCCTTGTAAAAATTGTATAAATGCTTCAAAAAATGAAGTATTAAAACTATCAAATATTCTTATTGAAGATTTTAGTATTCCCCAAAATGATATTCATGTGTATTTTTCTGGTAATGAAGGATTTCATGTGTATGTGTATAATTCACAATTTCAACAATTAGGTTCTAAAGAAAGATCAGAATTAACTGATTACATAATGTTTCATGGAGCAATTCCAGAAACATTTGGAATGAAAAAAATTAAGCCAAATCGTTTAACATTTCCGGATTTTGATGAAAAGGGATGGAGAGGAAGATTTTCTAAAGAAGTGTATGGTGCAAAATCAAAGCGTTCAAAAATAATCACTGAATTAATTGCAAATGGGTATTCTTCTTTTCAAAAAACTTTGGATGATCTTTCTGATAAAATTGGTGCTAAAATAGATCCTAATGTTACAATGGATATTCATAGAATTTTCAGACTTCCTGGTTCATTAAATAGTAAAAGTGGTCTAACCAAAGTTTTCTGTACTGATCTTACAAAATTTGATCCATATCTTGAAGCCTCGTTTCTCAATGAAAAATTAGTTGAAGTAATAGCTAACTGTCCGATTAGATTTAATCTAAAAAACACAAAGTTTGGTCCATATTTTAATGAAAAAGTATCTGTTCCGACATTTGCTGCAGTATATATGATTTGCAAAAAACTAGCAACAATCTCTTAG
- a CDS encoding UPF0182 family protein has product MYSASTDKQVPPPDAGKLVRLIIVAIIAIVIIAVAGNQAVILSMNFTEFGDQFSKPLYYSLVSTIILSAIALVRVNIIGRSSIFWYGLHTAIGFIGKGTQQPLSNNITSFKAYNLSPLQFVIWQITKILLFGAFFVNIMFGFAAVSFIDGNNLGIENITNIFSLPFVTPTDGSYSVEQVVPMIPSLVLLLPPILAAIGLRLVLYVGVHKIINVITSYLQDSQSGKPRYLNYVSTVETIIGVGIVWLGFNLFFTDQIDYNTRYVIGGTLVIGFALLAFALVDRIRARVLTHMFKRDVYIRILTILAIAVIVGGLVSVNNSIADAKKIEYLGPYTAQQISLNRHIGQLDDIKENTHDVKLQSVSPNNIKNYVNQNKDVLNVVRVWDWEAAFAKLKPEIGLIPYVDFEDNDILRFNGTLYWTASMKPVLPSSVSLANTWYNEHLVYTHVPNGFLTLEATTGQIIDSSKFFKQREIYYGEGGLFSTTWSAYPNSRTTSAELGGVSYNGAGGLDVSPPLSWTFEPNFLLSFPAESVHVMRYKDVHDRMKTLYPYFLYDLFGKELDSIPVTDGTNSYWLIPLIVGFDTHDVPWSVGNPYLRLVGFALVDTYDGDIQLMKTGDDFFTDMFVSQYSDKFTPIPTWLEEQIRYPVELFNWKAEMYNIYHVNDVETFIQANEFYEVPQGLEAYYVEAKPPGFDKTEFIGLLSLELRGSQGRNLAGYMIVENDLNHLGDLQFYEVPLNSTTKLIGPTAVREALDKDPTFAELKTLLRNPRIGDNILYRVGQHDVYFIPVYTAGSGGVVAQLGTIAAVGAAFTGEYYVGLGDTQEKAFEAYLKKVSGVAGSSTSVNVDYIELGKADRINIIKSSFTDNKIEISEPTSIQIPLSFKEGEIFFFTENDRLDTQDFLKKFIDNFVKPRTDRVFMWQENSNLNIGTIIVKDNIPEMHYISIEIGN; this is encoded by the coding sequence TTGTATAGCGCCTCCACTGATAAGCAAGTTCCGCCTCCTGACGCAGGTAAACTTGTCCGATTAATTATAGTTGCAATAATTGCAATTGTAATAATTGCAGTTGCTGGAAATCAGGCAGTAATTTTGTCAATGAATTTTACTGAATTTGGGGATCAGTTTTCCAAACCATTGTATTATTCCCTTGTATCAACCATTATTCTTTCAGCTATTGCTCTGGTACGAGTAAACATCATTGGTAGATCATCTATCTTTTGGTATGGACTTCACACAGCAATTGGCTTTATAGGAAAAGGTACTCAGCAACCACTCTCAAATAATATTACAAGCTTTAAAGCCTACAATCTTAGCCCATTACAATTTGTAATTTGGCAGATTACCAAGATTTTGCTTTTCGGAGCATTTTTTGTCAATATTATGTTTGGATTTGCAGCTGTATCTTTTATTGATGGGAATAATCTTGGTATTGAAAATATAACTAATATCTTCTCTTTACCATTCGTTACACCAACTGACGGTAGTTATTCAGTTGAACAAGTTGTTCCAATGATTCCATCTCTTGTGCTTCTCTTACCTCCAATTCTTGCAGCAATTGGTCTTCGATTGGTTTTGTATGTTGGTGTTCATAAAATTATTAATGTCATTACGTCGTATCTTCAAGATTCACAAAGCGGAAAACCAAGATATCTCAATTATGTTTCAACAGTAGAAACTATAATTGGCGTGGGAATAGTTTGGTTAGGATTCAATCTCTTTTTCACTGATCAAATTGATTACAATACTAGATATGTGATTGGTGGAACACTTGTAATTGGTTTTGCTCTTTTAGCATTTGCACTTGTAGATAGAATTCGGGCTCGTGTTCTTACTCATATGTTTAAGAGAGATGTTTATATTAGAATTTTAACAATTCTTGCAATTGCAGTAATTGTTGGGGGACTAGTCTCTGTTAACAATAGTATTGCTGATGCAAAAAAAATTGAATATTTGGGACCATACACTGCTCAACAAATTAGTCTCAATAGACACATTGGCCAACTAGATGACATCAAAGAAAACACTCACGATGTAAAATTACAATCTGTATCACCAAATAATATCAAAAATTATGTTAATCAAAATAAAGATGTGCTTAATGTTGTTAGAGTATGGGACTGGGAAGCAGCTTTTGCTAAACTAAAACCAGAAATTGGATTAATCCCTTACGTGGATTTTGAGGATAATGATATTCTTCGCTTTAATGGTACATTATACTGGACTGCTTCTATGAAACCAGTCTTGCCATCTTCAGTAAGTCTTGCAAACACATGGTATAACGAGCATCTCGTATACACTCACGTTCCAAATGGATTCCTAACGCTTGAGGCTACAACTGGTCAAATTATAGACAGTAGTAAATTTTTCAAACAACGAGAAATCTATTACGGCGAAGGTGGTCTCTTTTCTACAACATGGTCTGCATATCCAAACTCTAGAACCACTAGTGCCGAACTTGGAGGTGTATCTTATAATGGTGCAGGAGGATTAGATGTATCTCCACCACTTAGCTGGACTTTTGAGCCAAACTTTTTACTTTCATTTCCTGCCGAATCTGTACATGTAATGCGATACAAAGATGTTCATGATAGAATGAAAACTTTGTATCCATATTTTCTGTATGATCTTTTTGGTAAAGAACTAGATTCTATTCCAGTAACTGATGGCACAAATTCCTATTGGCTAATTCCTTTGATAGTTGGATTTGATACTCATGATGTACCATGGTCTGTCGGAAATCCATATTTGAGATTAGTAGGGTTTGCTTTAGTAGATACTTATGATGGTGATATTCAATTAATGAAAACAGGTGATGATTTCTTTACCGATATGTTTGTTAGTCAATACTCTGACAAGTTCACACCAATACCTACTTGGCTTGAGGAACAAATACGATATCCAGTTGAACTCTTTAATTGGAAAGCAGAGATGTATAACATTTATCATGTAAATGATGTTGAAACATTTATTCAAGCAAATGAATTTTACGAAGTTCCTCAAGGACTAGAAGCATATTATGTTGAAGCAAAACCTCCAGGTTTTGATAAAACAGAATTCATTGGTTTACTTTCATTAGAACTTAGAGGTTCTCAAGGAAGAAATCTTGCAGGATACATGATAGTTGAAAACGATCTTAATCATTTAGGAGATTTACAATTCTATGAAGTTCCATTAAATTCTACTACTAAGTTGATTGGTCCTACTGCAGTTAGAGAAGCATTAGATAAAGATCCTACATTTGCAGAACTAAAGACTCTTTTACGAAATCCTAGAATTGGAGATAATATTCTATATAGAGTTGGTCAACATGATGTTTACTTTATACCTGTATACACTGCAGGTTCTGGTGGAGTTGTTGCACAACTTGGTACTATTGCAGCAGTAGGCGCAGCCTTTACTGGTGAATATTATGTTGGTTTGGGAGATACTCAAGAAAAAGCCTTTGAAGCATATTTGAAAAAGGTATCTGGCGTAGCTGGTTCCTCAACTTCAGTTAATGTTGATTATATTGAATTAGGAAAAGCAGATAGAATCAATATTATAAAATCGTCATTTACAGATAATAAAATTGAGATTTCTGAACCAACATCAATTCAGATTCCATTATCGTTTAAAGAGGGAGAAATATTCTTCTTTACTGAAAATGATCGTCTTGATACACAAGATTTCTTGAAAAAATTCATAGATAATTTTGTAAAACCAAGAACCGATAGAGTATTCATGTGGCAAGAAAACAGTAATCTCAATATTGGAACAATAATAGTAAAAGACAATATTCCTGAAATGCATTATATTTCAATTGAAATTGGAAATTAA
- a CDS encoding type 1 glutamine amidotransferase, with product MLLIIDNGSVYTKTLIDFLTEKNILFKIETPEMLDLKSLDNYNSFILSGRRKNEKITNQINSKIINHVIQNNKKLLGICYGAEMLALTLGGTIRKLTISQKGTQKININKENPLVTNDLEAFESHGFEISKLPQILHAVGSSKNCKIEIIQYENKPIFGTQFHPEMSSDGQNLIQKFCSL from the coding sequence ATGCTACTGATAATTGATAATGGGTCTGTTTACACAAAAACTTTGATTGATTTTTTAACTGAAAAAAATATTTTATTTAAAATTGAAACACCTGAAATGTTAGATTTAAAATCTTTAGATAATTATAATTCATTTATTCTATCTGGAAGAAGAAAAAATGAAAAAATAACAAACCAAATTAATTCTAAAATTATTAATCATGTAATTCAAAATAATAAAAAATTATTAGGAATATGTTATGGTGCAGAAATGTTAGCATTGACTTTGGGTGGAACAATTAGAAAACTTACAATATCTCAAAAAGGTACGCAAAAAATTAACATTAACAAAGAAAACCCACTTGTTACAAATGATTTAGAAGCATTTGAAAGCCATGGATTTGAAATTTCTAAATTGCCTCAGATTTTACACGCTGTGGGTTCATCTAAAAACTGTAAAATTGAAATTATTCAATATGAAAATAAACCAATTTTTGGAACTCAATTTCATCCTGAAATGAGTAGTGATGGTCAAAATCTGATTCAAAAATTCTGTTCTCTCTGA
- a CDS encoding tetratricopeptide repeat protein: MDTNDHQLLLPLVDEENICLPLPINVVSKYWNITLPMSEAIESAKQYSNYNGSILIEGIESAERHGLKCKIINSSLSELKTIIASGIPPIVILPGIPEITQHASVISGYDDNEKIILHYIQKGNYEGEHQVGAIPQELFDKEWSEDGRLLIILAPSDVFSSIKLNDTNEISNRLCLISERLIIQKNPSDALISLKKAIESDENNLTASYLIASLLNEQNSNDCIKYYEKCIALNKRFYLAYVGLGNYYLKNNQFEKAEIQYSKAIEINPKRSAKIYKNRAYLKEKQKKNSEAKNDLKNYLKLFPKAKDRGIIEQAIREL; the protein is encoded by the coding sequence ATGGACACTAATGATCATCAACTTTTACTTCCTTTAGTAGACGAAGAAAATATTTGCTTGCCTTTGCCGATAAATGTAGTTTCAAAATATTGGAATATTACACTTCCAATGTCAGAAGCTATTGAATCTGCTAAACAATATTCGAATTATAATGGAAGTATCTTAATTGAAGGAATTGAATCTGCAGAAAGACATGGATTAAAATGTAAAATTATTAATTCATCTTTATCTGAATTAAAGACAATTATTGCATCAGGAATTCCTCCAATCGTTATTTTACCAGGAATTCCAGAAATTACACAACATGCTTCTGTAATATCTGGATACGATGATAATGAAAAAATCATCCTTCATTACATTCAAAAAGGAAATTATGAAGGTGAACACCAAGTGGGAGCTATTCCACAAGAACTTTTTGATAAAGAGTGGTCTGAAGATGGACGATTGTTAATTATTTTAGCACCATCTGATGTCTTTTCTTCTATAAAACTAAATGATACCAACGAAATCTCAAATCGATTATGTCTTATTTCTGAAAGATTAATCATACAAAAAAATCCCTCTGACGCTTTGATATCTTTAAAAAAAGCAATTGAATCAGATGAAAATAACTTAACTGCATCATATTTGATAGCTAGTTTACTTAATGAACAAAATTCTAACGATTGTATAAAGTATTATGAGAAATGTATTGCTCTTAACAAAAGGTTTTATCTTGCATATGTAGGACTAGGTAACTATTATCTTAAAAACAATCAATTTGAAAAAGCTGAAATTCAGTATAGTAAAGCAATTGAAATCAATCCTAAAAGATCAGCAAAAATTTACAAAAACAGAGCTTATCTAAAAGAAAAACAAAAAAAGAATTCTGAAGCAAAAAATGATTTAAAAAATTATTTGAAACTTTTCCCAAAGGCTAAAGATCGTGGGATTATCGAGCAAGCTATAAGAGAATTATGA
- a CDS encoding S6e family ribosomal protein has translation MTNFKLTVSDVKGKSITKELKDSDANKLLGLQLGNETDASIVGLQGKLKLTGGSDKSGVPMRNDIHGSARKYILLSKGVGLQAAEIGQRIRKLMRGNTISEEIYQINCKFDGELPVEAPAEVAAEPQENK, from the coding sequence TTGACAAACTTCAAGCTTACCGTATCTGATGTAAAAGGAAAATCTATTACTAAAGAGTTGAAAGACAGTGATGCAAACAAATTGCTTGGTTTACAACTAGGTAATGAAACAGATGCGTCTATTGTAGGATTGCAAGGAAAACTAAAACTTACTGGTGGCAGTGATAAATCTGGAGTACCAATGAGAAATGATATACATGGATCCGCAAGAAAATATATTTTACTTTCAAAGGGAGTTGGATTACAAGCAGCTGAAATAGGTCAAAGAATAAGAAAACTTATGCGTGGTAATACTATTTCAGAAGAAATTTATCAAATAAATTGTAAATTTGACGGAGAGCTACCAGTAGAAGCTCCTGCTGAAGTAGCAGCAGAACCTCAAGAAAATAAATAA
- a CDS encoding translation initiation factor IF-2 subunit gamma: protein MHWRETLPDWYIKKYGHQPCVNIGTAGHVDHGKTTLIQALTGSWTSVHSQELKRGITIRVGYSDAAFYKCKICEDPLGYSTTPKCKNCGKESELSRVVSFVDSPGHESLMANMLSGSALMDGALLLIASNEPVPKPQTKEHLLALQTLGIQQIVIVQNKVDLISYDEAISNQQDITKFVKGTNAAKAPIIPISAQSGLNIDALIGAIESTIKTPERDESKEPIMHVLRSFDVNKPGIKLKNIKGGVIGGSLTQGTLNVGDEIEIKPGIMDEKKKSYEPLLTEITSLGTAAGIVDYVKPGGLVAIGTKLDPAMTRSDSFIGSVIGKPGTLPENSTQIKLEVNLFDSAVGATEDTKVLPIQVGELLRLNIGTAPILGKVSKIKSNSIEVELRRPACIFEGGNVAISRRITDRWRLIGAGILG from the coding sequence ATGCACTGGCGAGAAACACTTCCTGATTGGTACATAAAAAAATATGGTCATCAACCATGTGTAAATATTGGAACTGCCGGTCATGTCGATCATGGAAAAACTACACTAATTCAAGCATTAACAGGTTCATGGACAAGTGTTCACAGTCAAGAACTAAAAAGGGGAATTACTATACGTGTAGGTTACTCGGATGCAGCATTTTACAAATGTAAAATTTGTGAAGATCCATTAGGATATTCAACAACTCCAAAATGTAAAAACTGTGGAAAAGAAAGTGAATTATCACGAGTTGTTAGTTTTGTAGATAGTCCAGGACACGAAAGTCTAATGGCAAACATGCTTTCAGGTTCAGCTTTAATGGATGGAGCATTATTACTAATAGCTTCTAATGAACCAGTACCTAAACCGCAAACCAAAGAACATCTTTTGGCACTTCAGACACTTGGAATACAACAAATTGTAATTGTGCAAAATAAAGTAGATTTAATTTCATATGATGAAGCCATTTCTAATCAACAAGATATTACAAAATTTGTTAAAGGAACAAATGCTGCAAAAGCACCAATCATTCCGATATCTGCTCAATCCGGACTTAACATAGATGCGTTAATTGGTGCAATAGAATCAACCATTAAGACTCCAGAAAGAGATGAATCTAAAGAACCAATAATGCATGTATTGAGATCATTTGATGTCAACAAACCTGGAATTAAATTAAAAAATATCAAAGGTGGTGTTATTGGTGGTAGTTTAACACAGGGAACTTTGAATGTAGGTGATGAAATTGAAATTAAACCAGGAATAATGGATGAAAAAAAGAAATCATATGAGCCACTACTTACAGAGATTACTTCATTAGGTACAGCAGCTGGTATAGTGGATTATGTAAAGCCAGGAGGTTTGGTCGCAATTGGTACAAAACTAGATCCTGCAATGACTAGAAGTGATTCGTTTATTGGTTCAGTAATTGGAAAACCTGGAACCCTACCAGAAAATTCAACTCAAATAAAACTTGAAGTAAATTTATTTGATTCTGCAGTTGGAGCAACTGAAGATACTAAAGTACTTCCAATCCAAGTTGGAGAATTATTACGATTAAACATAGGAACTGCTCCAATTCTGGGTAAAGTTTCTAAAATAAAATCAAATAGTATAGAAGTTGAACTTAGAAGACCAGCTTGCATATTTGAAGGTGGTAATGTAGCCATTAGTAGGAGAATTACTGACCGATGGAGATTAATTGGTGCAGGAATACTTGGTTGA
- a CDS encoding PIN domain-containing protein — MVEVICDTNFLIHLATRRIKNIDNLDVEIGQVIFVVPQVVQNELSGLIKNPKKQQDITQTLNFIKNFKVLPLNGNFADKELINYVKKNGSIIGTMDKELKKQIKKFGGTIMSLSNDKIVLES, encoded by the coding sequence TTGGTTGAAGTTATTTGTGATACCAATTTCTTAATTCATCTAGCAACTAGAAGAATCAAAAATATTGATAATCTTGATGTTGAAATAGGACAAGTTATTTTTGTTGTCCCACAAGTTGTTCAAAACGAGCTTTCTGGATTAATTAAAAATCCTAAAAAACAACAAGATATTACTCAAACACTAAATTTCATAAAAAATTTCAAAGTACTTCCTTTAAATGGAAATTTTGCAGATAAAGAATTAATCAATTATGTAAAAAAAAATGGTTCTATTATTGGCACCATGGACAAAGAATTGAAAAAACAAATCAAAAAATTTGGTGGAACTATAATGTCTTTGTCAAATGATAAAATTGTTTTAGAATCATAG
- a CDS encoding YbhB/YbcL family Raf kinase inhibitor-like protein, with protein sequence MIAVTNLILESPAFKNGEQIPKKYGYKNTNINPPLTIKGIPKDAKSLVLIMDDPDAMGAVGKVWVHWVVWNIAPTVEIKENSIPIGAIEGKTDFGEIGYGGPAPPDKEHTYIFKLYALNIKLNLKEGSSKKDVEKSMKDHILAEAKLTGRYSP encoded by the coding sequence ATGATTGCTGTGACTAATTTAATTTTGGAAAGTCCTGCTTTTAAAAATGGAGAACAAATTCCAAAAAAATATGGCTATAAAAATACCAACATAAATCCACCATTAACAATTAAGGGAATCCCAAAAGATGCCAAGTCGCTAGTTCTAATAATGGATGATCCTGATGCAATGGGTGCAGTAGGAAAAGTCTGGGTACATTGGGTAGTGTGGAATATTGCACCTACTGTAGAAATCAAAGAAAATTCAATTCCTATTGGAGCCATTGAGGGTAAAACTGATTTTGGAGAAATAGGTTATGGTGGACCAGCTCCACCTGACAAAGAACATACTTACATTTTCAAATTATATGCATTAAATATAAAATTGAATTTAAAGGAAGGCTCATCAAAAAAAGATGTCGAAAAATCAATGAAAGATCACATTCTTGCTGAAGCTAAACTAACCGGTAGATATTCTCCGTAA